A genomic segment from Kineosporia corallincola encodes:
- a CDS encoding metal-sulfur cluster assembly factor produces MSEQAVDTNPADVPADVADVEEALRDVVDPELGINVVDLGLVYGITIDQHNHATIDMTLTSAACPLTDVIEDQAQTALDSLVKGMAINWVWMPPWGPDKITDDGREQLRALGFNL; encoded by the coding sequence ATGAGCGAGCAGGCAGTGGACACCAACCCGGCGGACGTCCCGGCGGACGTCGCCGACGTCGAGGAGGCCCTGCGCGACGTCGTCGACCCCGAGCTGGGCATCAACGTGGTCGACCTGGGCCTGGTCTACGGCATCACGATCGACCAGCACAACCACGCCACCATCGACATGACGCTGACGTCGGCGGCCTGCCCGCTGACCGACGTGATCGAGGACCAGGCGCAGACCGCCCTGGACTCGCTGGTCAAGGGCATGGCCATCAACTGGGTGTGGATGCCGCCGTGGGGCCCCGACAAGATCACCGACGACGGCCGCGAGCAGCTGCGGGCCCTGGGGTTCAACCTCTAG
- the sufD gene encoding Fe-S cluster assembly protein SufD, with protein MTQTFTIEGGPVELHRSSFDVADFPLPNGREEDWRFTPLDRLRGLLEGEPTDATLTWTTDLPEGVELTTVGAGDPLLRSVPKSVDRTSVLALENAKNGAVVVRVPRDAEPDRPVVIRLHGTGDQIVWGHVILDIGANAQVSVVVEHTGSARYSGELSILVGDGARVKFVSVQGWDRTAVHAQHVGIRLGKDASINSTQVTLGGDLVRFVETVEYTGPGGDAEMAGLYIADAGQHQEHRLFVDHSAPKCRSNVTYKGALQGEGAHTVWVGDVLIRAEAEGTDTYEMNRNLVLTDGTRADSVPNLEIETGEIVGAGHASTTGRFDDEQLFYLQARGITEEEARRLVVRGFFAELIHKIGIPDLQERLLAAIEAELGGEPETAISAVQR; from the coding sequence ATGACTCAGACATTCACGATCGAAGGCGGACCGGTCGAGCTGCACCGCTCGAGCTTCGACGTCGCGGACTTCCCGCTCCCGAACGGCCGGGAGGAGGACTGGCGGTTCACCCCGCTGGACCGCCTGCGCGGGCTGCTCGAGGGCGAGCCCACCGACGCCACCCTGACCTGGACCACCGACCTGCCCGAGGGCGTCGAGCTGACCACGGTCGGGGCCGGCGACCCGCTGCTGCGCTCGGTGCCGAAGTCGGTCGACCGCACCAGCGTGCTGGCACTGGAGAACGCGAAGAACGGCGCGGTCGTCGTGCGGGTGCCGCGCGACGCCGAGCCGGACCGGCCGGTCGTGATCCGGCTGCACGGCACCGGCGACCAGATCGTCTGGGGCCACGTCATTCTCGACATCGGCGCCAACGCCCAGGTCTCGGTGGTCGTCGAGCACACCGGCAGCGCGCGCTACTCCGGCGAGCTGTCGATCCTGGTCGGCGACGGCGCCCGGGTGAAGTTCGTCAGCGTGCAGGGCTGGGACCGCACCGCGGTGCACGCCCAGCACGTCGGCATCCGTCTGGGCAAGGACGCGTCGATCAACTCCACCCAGGTCACCCTGGGCGGCGACCTGGTGCGCTTCGTCGAGACCGTGGAGTACACCGGCCCGGGCGGCGACGCCGAGATGGCCGGCCTCTACATCGCCGACGCCGGGCAGCACCAGGAGCACCGGCTCTTCGTCGACCACAGCGCGCCGAAGTGCCGCAGCAACGTCACCTACAAGGGCGCGCTCCAGGGCGAGGGCGCGCACACCGTGTGGGTCGGCGACGTGCTGATCCGGGCCGAGGCCGAGGGCACCGACACCTACGAGATGAACCGGAACCTGGTGCTGACCGACGGCACCCGGGCCGACTCGGTGCCGAACCTGGAGATCGAGACCGGCGAGATCGTCGGCGCCGGCCACGCCAGCACCACCGGCCGGTTCGACGACGAGCAGCTGTTCTACCTCCAGGCCCGGGGCATCACCGAGGAGGAGGCGCGCCGCCTGGTCGTGCGTGGCTTCTTCGCCGAGCTGATCCACAAGATCGGCATCCCCGACCTCCAGGAGCGTCTGCTCGCCGCGATCGAGGCCGAGCTGGGCGGCGAGCCCGAGACCGCGATCAGCGCGGTGCAGCGGTGA
- the sufU gene encoding Fe-S cluster assembly sulfur transfer protein SufU — MSSLEALYQQVILDHSKEKHGRVALADEPVDPASGTARSHQYNPLCGDEVTVELTLGGSTVSELAWTGDGCSISQAATSVMHDLVVGKPVGEARDILADYRTMLRSRGEGTPDEEVLGDAVAFAGVSRHANRVKCAILGWTAFEDALLRIEAARPQPGDQPGIELTSGEDR, encoded by the coding sequence TTGTCCTCACTCGAAGCGCTCTACCAGCAGGTGATCCTGGATCACTCCAAGGAGAAGCACGGGCGCGTGGCGCTGGCCGACGAGCCGGTCGACCCGGCGAGCGGCACCGCCCGCAGCCACCAGTACAACCCGCTGTGCGGCGACGAGGTCACCGTGGAGCTCACCCTCGGCGGCAGCACCGTGAGTGAGCTGGCCTGGACCGGTGACGGCTGCTCGATCAGCCAGGCCGCCACCTCGGTGATGCACGACCTGGTCGTCGGCAAACCGGTCGGTGAGGCGCGGGACATCCTGGCCGACTACCGCACCATGCTGCGCAGCCGCGGCGAGGGCACCCCCGACGAGGAGGTGCTCGGCGACGCCGTGGCCTTCGCCGGGGTGAGCCGGCACGCCAATCGCGTCAAGTGCGCGATCCTGGGATGGACCGCGTTCGAGGACGCGTTGTTGCGGATCGAGGCGGCCCGGCCGCAACCCGGCGATCAGCCCGGTATCGAACTGACCTCTGGAGAGGACCGATGA
- the sufC gene encoding Fe-S cluster assembly ATPase SufC, with protein MATLEIRDLHVSVETEQGPKEILRGVDLTIGSGETHAIMGPNGSGKSTLAYSIAGHPKYTITSGTVTLDGENLLEMSVDERARAGLFLAMQYPVEVAGVTVSNFLRTAKTAIDGKAPSLRTWVKDVRGAMDALKMDPAFAERDVNAGFSGGEKKRHEILQMELLKPRFAVLDETDSGLDVDALKIVSEGVNRVRENSEVGVLLITHYTRILRYIKPDFVHVFVDGKVAAEGGPELADELEANGYDRFTGASV; from the coding sequence ATGGCCACACTGGAAATCCGCGACCTGCACGTCAGCGTCGAGACCGAGCAGGGCCCCAAGGAGATCCTGCGCGGTGTCGACCTGACCATCGGCTCCGGTGAGACGCACGCGATCATGGGCCCCAACGGCTCCGGCAAGTCCACGCTGGCGTACTCCATCGCCGGGCACCCGAAGTACACGATCACCTCCGGCACGGTCACGCTCGACGGCGAGAACCTGCTCGAGATGAGCGTGGACGAGCGCGCCCGGGCCGGCCTCTTCCTGGCCATGCAGTACCCGGTCGAGGTGGCCGGCGTCACCGTGTCCAACTTCCTGCGCACCGCCAAGACCGCGATCGACGGCAAGGCCCCGAGCCTGCGCACCTGGGTCAAAGACGTCCGCGGCGCCATGGACGCGCTGAAGATGGACCCGGCCTTCGCCGAGCGCGACGTCAACGCCGGCTTCTCCGGCGGTGAGAAGAAGCGTCACGAGATCCTCCAGATGGAGCTTCTCAAGCCGCGTTTCGCCGTGCTCGACGAGACCGACTCCGGCCTCGACGTGGACGCCCTGAAGATCGTCTCCGAGGGCGTCAACCGGGTGCGTGAGAACAGCGAGGTCGGCGTGCTGCTGATCACGCACTACACGCGCATCCTGCGCTACATCAAGCCGGACTTCGTGCACGTGTTCGTCGACGGCAAGGTGGCGGCCGAGGGCGGCCCGGAGCTGGCCGACGAGCTCGAGGCCAACGGCTACGACCGGTTCACCGGCGCGAGCGTCTGA
- a CDS encoding helix-turn-helix transcriptional regulator: MTEADLEAGRMEDRGTRNRVSREILHHGPVTASDLAATLGLTPAAVRRHLDTLTDQGLVCTWDPPEGAPRRRGRPARLFVLTDAGHSVMSTAYDDLAVQLLEFLAATAGPDAVREFAVVRAERLAQRYRPAVDAVGRDPHRRAGALAQALSTDGYAASVRSLEERGRRQPEGEQRPSPGKQLCQGHCPVQQVAAQFPQLCEAETHAFSSLLGVHVQRLATLAHGEHVCTTHIPLNSPTIRPPAHDEPDVTSHEEKSADEHRVAS, from the coding sequence ATGACCGAGGCCGATCTCGAAGCCGGCCGCATGGAGGATCGGGGCACCCGTAACCGGGTCTCCCGCGAGATCCTCCATCACGGTCCCGTCACCGCCAGCGATCTGGCGGCCACGCTCGGGCTGACTCCCGCGGCGGTGCGCCGTCACCTCGACACCCTGACCGATCAGGGCCTGGTCTGCACCTGGGACCCGCCCGAGGGCGCCCCCCGGCGCCGCGGGCGCCCGGCCCGCCTGTTCGTGCTCACCGACGCCGGGCACTCGGTGATGTCGACCGCCTACGACGATCTGGCCGTGCAGCTGCTGGAGTTCCTGGCCGCCACGGCCGGTCCCGACGCCGTGCGGGAGTTCGCCGTGGTCCGGGCCGAGCGCCTGGCCCAGCGGTACCGCCCCGCCGTCGACGCGGTGGGGCGCGACCCGCACCGCCGGGCCGGCGCCCTGGCCCAGGCCCTGAGCACCGACGGCTACGCCGCCAGCGTCCGCTCCCTGGAGGAGCGCGGCCGGCGGCAGCCCGAGGGTGAGCAGCGCCCCAGCCCCGGCAAGCAGCTGTGCCAGGGCCACTGCCCGGTGCAGCAGGTCGCCGCGCAGTTCCCGCAGCTGTGCGAGGCCGAGACGCACGCGTTCTCCAGCCTTCTCGGGGTGCACGTGCAACGGCTGGCCACCCTGGCCCACGGCGAGCACGTCTGCACCACCCACATTCCGCTGAACAGTCCGACCATCCGGCCGCCAGCACACGACGAGCCGGACGTCACGTCACATGAGGAGAAATCAGCCGATGAGCACCGTGTCGCATCCTGA
- the sufB gene encoding Fe-S cluster assembly protein SufB, with protein MSTVSHPELEGLGRYEFGWADSDVAGAAAQRGLSEAVVRDISAKKNEPEWMLNQRLKGLRLFGKKPMPTWGSDLSGIDFDNIKYFVRSTEKQAQSWDDLPDDIKATYDKLGIPEAEKQRLVAGVAAQYESEVVYHQINEELEKQGVIFVDTDTGLREYPELFQEYFGTVIPVGDNKFASLNTAVWSGGSFIYVPKGVHVEIPLQAYFRINTENMGQFERTLIIADEGSYVHYVEGCTAPIYSSDSLHSAVVEIVVKKDARVRYTTIQNWSNNVYNLVTKRATAAEGATMEWVDGNIGSKVTMKYPAIYLLGEHANGETLSIAFAGEGQHQDAGAKMVHAAPHTKSSIVSKSVARGGGRTSYRGLIQVLEGSHHSASTVRCDALLVDTISRSDTYPYVDVREDDVAMGHEATVSKVSEDQLFYLMSRGMTEEEAMAMIVRGFVEPIARELPMEYALELNRLIELQMEGAVG; from the coding sequence ATGAGCACCGTGTCGCATCCTGAACTCGAGGGCCTCGGGCGGTACGAGTTCGGCTGGGCCGACTCCGACGTCGCCGGCGCCGCAGCCCAGCGTGGCCTGTCCGAAGCGGTCGTGCGTGACATCTCGGCCAAGAAGAACGAGCCGGAGTGGATGCTGAACCAGCGGCTCAAGGGCCTGCGGCTGTTCGGCAAGAAGCCCATGCCCACCTGGGGTTCCGACCTGTCGGGCATCGACTTCGACAACATCAAGTACTTCGTGCGCTCCACCGAGAAGCAGGCCCAGTCCTGGGACGACCTGCCCGACGACATCAAGGCCACCTACGACAAGCTGGGCATCCCGGAGGCCGAGAAGCAGCGGCTGGTCGCGGGTGTCGCCGCGCAGTACGAGTCCGAGGTGGTCTACCACCAGATCAACGAGGAGCTCGAGAAGCAGGGCGTCATCTTCGTCGACACCGACACCGGCCTGCGCGAGTACCCGGAGCTGTTCCAGGAGTACTTCGGCACGGTGATCCCGGTGGGCGACAACAAGTTCGCCTCGCTGAACACCGCGGTCTGGTCGGGCGGCTCGTTCATCTACGTGCCCAAGGGCGTCCACGTCGAGATCCCGCTCCAGGCCTACTTCCGGATCAACACCGAGAACATGGGTCAGTTCGAGCGCACGCTGATCATCGCCGACGAGGGCTCCTACGTGCACTACGTCGAGGGCTGCACGGCGCCGATCTACAGCTCCGACTCGCTGCACTCGGCCGTGGTCGAGATCGTCGTGAAGAAGGACGCCCGGGTGCGCTACACGACCATCCAGAACTGGTCGAACAACGTGTACAACCTGGTCACCAAGCGGGCCACCGCGGCCGAGGGCGCCACCATGGAGTGGGTCGACGGCAACATCGGCTCCAAGGTCACCATGAAGTACCCGGCCATCTACCTGCTCGGCGAGCACGCCAACGGCGAGACGCTGTCGATCGCGTTCGCCGGCGAGGGCCAGCACCAGGACGCCGGCGCCAAGATGGTGCACGCCGCCCCGCACACCAAGTCGTCCATCGTCTCCAAGTCGGTGGCCCGCGGCGGTGGCCGCACCTCCTACCGCGGCCTGATCCAGGTGCTCGAGGGCTCGCACCACTCGGCCAGCACGGTGCGCTGCGACGCGCTGCTGGTCGACACGATCAGCCGGTCCGACACCTACCCCTACGTCGACGTCCGTGAGGACGACGTGGCGATGGGGCACGAGGCCACGGTCTCCAAGGTCAGCGAGGACCAGCTGTTCTACCTGATGTCCCGCGGCATGACCGAGGAGGAGGCGATGGCGATGATCGTGCGCGGTTTCGTCGAGCCGATCGCCCGGGAGCTGCCGATGGAGTACGCCCTGGAGCTGAACCGCCTGATCGAGCTCCAGATGGAAGGCGCGGTCGGCTAG
- a CDS encoding ABC transporter ATP-binding protein — MVDVVSRSLVPPAVEVAGLVKRYGSRVAVDGASFTAAPGAVTAVLGLNGAGKTSTIECCEGLRRPDGGSVRVLGRDPMTDGAWLRPRVGVMLQDGGLPQAARAGDLLDLAAAMYADPLDLPGLVSTLDLGGRLRTPVRRLSGGERQRLALAVALVGRPDVAFLDEPTAGLDPQARLAVWDLIGGLRAGGVAVVLTTHLLDEAERLADHVVLMAAGRVVAAGTPRELTGGSDHTLTFEAPPGLDLGRLAPLLSAGIAATEVRPGHYVVANRTPEAHLLPADVAATTAWCAQLGIMPEGLVLGRRSLEDVFLEIAARQAGATEVIGA, encoded by the coding sequence ATGGTTGACGTCGTGTCACGTTCTCTGGTGCCGCCCGCCGTCGAGGTCGCCGGGCTGGTGAAGCGTTACGGCTCACGGGTCGCCGTGGACGGCGCCTCGTTCACCGCGGCGCCCGGCGCCGTCACCGCCGTGCTCGGCCTCAACGGCGCGGGCAAGACCAGCACCATCGAGTGCTGCGAGGGCCTGCGCCGCCCGGACGGCGGCTCGGTGCGGGTGCTCGGCCGTGACCCGATGACCGACGGCGCCTGGCTGCGCCCCCGGGTCGGGGTGATGCTCCAGGACGGCGGCCTGCCCCAGGCCGCCCGGGCCGGCGACCTGCTCGACCTGGCCGCGGCGATGTACGCCGACCCCCTCGACCTGCCCGGGCTGGTGTCCACGCTCGACCTGGGCGGGCGGCTGCGCACCCCGGTGCGCCGGCTGTCCGGCGGCGAGCGGCAGCGCCTGGCCCTGGCCGTCGCCCTGGTCGGCCGTCCCGACGTGGCGTTCCTCGACGAGCCGACCGCCGGGCTCGACCCGCAGGCCCGGCTCGCGGTCTGGGACCTGATCGGCGGGCTGCGCGCCGGTGGTGTGGCGGTCGTGCTGACCACGCACCTGCTGGACGAGGCCGAGCGGCTGGCCGACCACGTGGTGCTGATGGCCGCCGGCCGGGTGGTCGCGGCGGGCACCCCGCGCGAGCTGACCGGTGGCAGCGACCACACCCTGACCTTCGAGGCGCCGCCCGGCCTGGACCTGGGCCGGCTGGCGCCGCTGCTGTCCGCCGGGATCGCCGCCACCGAGGTGCGGCCCGGCCACTACGTCGTCGCCAACCGCACCCCCGAGGCCCACCTGCTGCCCGCCGACGTCGCCGCCACCACCGCGTGGTGCGCGCAGCTCGGGATCATGCCGGAGGGTCTGGTGCTCGGCCGGAGGAGTCTGGAAGACGTGTTCCTGGAGATCGCCGCCCGTCAGGCCGGTGC
- a CDS encoding SufS family cysteine desulfurase, protein MTLTSTQATPLDAAEIEALRADFPILHRTVADGAPLVYLDSGATSQRPEQVLKAEYEFATTSYSAVHRGAHTLASEATDAFEAARETVARFVGMPDDGVVWMRNATEGLNVLASALTDPEAGEYALRPGDEVLVTELEHHANLVPWQRAAARVGATLRWIPLTDDGRLDLSGIDDLINERTKVVAFAHASNVLGTVNPVRDLAARARAVGALTVLDACQSVPHLPVDLGDLGVDAAVFSGHKMLGPTGIGVLAARPDLLNALPPVLTGGSMVERVTMETATFRDAPQRFEAGTPPVAQAVALRAAVDYLDRVGMHRIAAREHQLAQLMLDGLATVEGVRVIGPPTAENRTATVAFEVEGVHPHDVGQVLDAAGVAVRVGHHCAQPVHRRYGVNASSRASAYLYTTDADVERFVEALRTVRGFFGRS, encoded by the coding sequence GTGACCCTCACGTCCACGCAGGCGACACCGCTGGACGCCGCGGAGATCGAGGCCCTCCGGGCGGACTTCCCGATCCTGCACCGCACGGTCGCCGACGGCGCCCCGCTGGTCTACCTCGACTCCGGGGCCACGTCGCAGCGCCCGGAGCAGGTGCTGAAGGCCGAGTACGAGTTCGCCACCACGTCTTACAGCGCGGTGCACCGCGGCGCGCACACCCTGGCCAGTGAGGCCACCGACGCGTTCGAGGCCGCCCGGGAGACCGTGGCCCGCTTCGTCGGGATGCCCGACGACGGCGTGGTCTGGATGCGCAACGCCACCGAGGGACTCAACGTGCTGGCGAGCGCGCTGACCGACCCGGAGGCGGGGGAGTACGCGCTGCGGCCCGGCGACGAGGTGCTGGTCACCGAGCTGGAGCACCACGCCAACCTGGTGCCCTGGCAGCGCGCCGCCGCCCGCGTGGGCGCGACGCTGCGCTGGATCCCGCTGACCGACGACGGCCGGCTCGACCTGTCCGGCATCGACGACCTGATCAACGAGCGCACGAAGGTGGTCGCGTTCGCGCACGCCTCGAACGTGCTCGGCACCGTCAACCCGGTGCGCGACCTGGCCGCGCGGGCCCGCGCGGTGGGCGCTCTCACCGTGCTCGACGCCTGCCAGTCGGTGCCGCACCTGCCGGTCGACCTGGGCGACCTGGGCGTCGACGCGGCGGTGTTCTCCGGCCACAAGATGCTCGGCCCGACCGGGATCGGCGTGCTCGCGGCCCGTCCCGACCTGCTCAACGCGCTGCCGCCGGTGCTGACCGGCGGGTCGATGGTCGAGCGGGTGACGATGGAGACCGCGACGTTCCGCGATGCCCCGCAGCGGTTCGAGGCCGGCACCCCGCCGGTGGCTCAGGCCGTGGCGCTGCGCGCCGCCGTCGACTACCTCGACCGGGTCGGCATGCACCGCATCGCCGCCCGGGAGCACCAGCTGGCGCAGCTCATGCTCGACGGGCTGGCGACCGTCGAGGGCGTGCGGGTGATCGGCCCGCCGACGGCCGAGAACCGCACGGCCACCGTGGCGTTCGAGGTCGAGGGCGTGCACCCGCACGACGTCGGCCAGGTGCTCGACGCCGCCGGGGTCGCCGTGCGGGTCGGCCACCACTGCGCGCAGCCGGTGCACCGCCGCTACGGCGTGAACGCCTCCAGCCGCGCCAGTGCCTACCTCTACACCACCGACGCCGACGTGGAGCGTTTCGTCGAGGCGCTGCGTACCGTCCGCGGATTCTTCGGCAGGAGCTGA
- a CDS encoding non-heme iron oxygenase ferredoxin subunit, producing MSRERVASLADLTPGEAVQVTVGTALVALARENNGEVHAVADLCTHAAVSLSEGLVEDCTIECWLHGSAFDLRTGRPTALPAVTPVDVYEVTLEGDDVYVDTDVIVNSASSKEN from the coding sequence GTGAGCCGTGAGCGCGTCGCGTCGCTCGCCGACCTGACGCCCGGCGAGGCCGTCCAGGTCACCGTGGGCACGGCGCTCGTCGCCCTGGCCCGGGAGAACAACGGCGAGGTGCACGCGGTCGCCGACCTGTGCACCCACGCCGCGGTCTCGCTGTCGGAGGGACTGGTCGAGGACTGCACCATCGAGTGCTGGCTCCACGGCTCGGCCTTCGACCTGCGCACCGGCCGGCCCACGGCCCTGCCCGCCGTCACCCCGGTGGACGTGTACGAGGTCACCCTCGAGGGCGACGACGTGTACGTCGACACCGACGTCATCGTGAACTCTGCTTCATCTAAGGAGAACTGA
- a CDS encoding GGDEF domain-containing protein codes for MVRDIWRLVVAPNPVLDEVVRGQLLEQSAQASRLSSLLGLPLSAVVLVVMAAEHAATGPVLLWTGLVLLVMVLYVAGVGVFVVDPRHRRSYRDRLRVFTAFQTLGGLAWGLLPAAAAPTAGDTSVVSTACAVTVLAVAANVVFSSATPRPWLAFHLTALVAASAGLIAHGEGGVAALNAVVAPAAVPLARYMYQQVARARVLARRSELLAHDLRLEREGVERMNLELSEANAELRQQATRDPLTRLPNRTLFFENLGRSMRHGRRNATPVAVIYFDLDHFKAVNDSLGHGAGDELLRQVADRTAAVLRSPDVLARLGGDEFVVLTHDFGAGPGEVAPVQVAERIRQVLEVPFDLAGNPAVISASLGVAVDDPGLSGEDLVERADMALYRAKQLGRNQVFVAPPTREALNRLGRAVDS; via the coding sequence GTGGTGCGGGACATCTGGCGGCTCGTCGTGGCGCCGAACCCGGTGCTCGACGAGGTCGTGCGCGGGCAGCTGCTGGAGCAGTCCGCGCAGGCCTCGCGGCTGAGCAGCCTGCTCGGGCTGCCGCTGTCGGCCGTGGTGCTGGTGGTGATGGCGGCCGAGCACGCCGCGACGGGCCCGGTCCTGCTGTGGACCGGGCTCGTGCTGCTGGTGATGGTGCTCTACGTCGCCGGTGTCGGGGTGTTCGTGGTGGATCCCCGGCACCGCCGCTCCTACCGCGACCGGCTGCGGGTGTTCACCGCCTTCCAGACCCTGGGCGGTCTGGCCTGGGGGCTGCTGCCGGCCGCCGCCGCGCCGACGGCCGGGGACACCTCGGTGGTGTCGACGGCCTGCGCGGTGACCGTGCTGGCGGTGGCCGCCAACGTGGTGTTCTCGTCGGCCACGCCCCGGCCCTGGCTGGCCTTCCACCTGACCGCGCTGGTGGCCGCGTCGGCCGGGCTGATCGCGCACGGCGAGGGCGGGGTGGCCGCGCTGAACGCCGTGGTGGCGCCCGCGGCCGTGCCGCTGGCCCGGTACATGTACCAGCAGGTGGCCCGGGCCCGGGTGCTGGCCCGGCGCAGCGAGCTGCTGGCCCACGACCTGCGCCTGGAGCGCGAGGGCGTGGAGCGGATGAATCTGGAGCTGTCCGAGGCCAACGCCGAGCTGCGCCAGCAGGCCACCCGCGACCCGCTGACCCGGCTGCCGAACCGCACCCTGTTCTTCGAGAACCTGGGCCGGTCGATGCGGCACGGCCGGCGCAACGCCACGCCGGTGGCGGTGATCTATTTCGACCTGGACCATTTCAAGGCGGTCAACGACAGTCTCGGCCACGGCGCCGGTGACGAGCTGCTGCGCCAGGTGGCCGACCGCACGGCCGCGGTGCTGCGCAGCCCGGACGTGCTGGCCCGGCTGGGCGGTGACGAGTTCGTGGTGCTCACCCACGACTTCGGCGCCGGCCCGGGTGAGGTGGCGCCGGTGCAGGTGGCGGAGCGGATCCGGCAGGTGCTGGAGGTGCCGTTCGACCTGGCCGGCAACCCGGCGGTGATCTCGGCGAGCCTGGGCGTGGCGGTCGACGACCCGGGTCTGTCCGGGGAGGACCTGGTGGAGCGGGCCGACATGGCGCTGTACCGGGCCAAGCAACTGGGCCGCAACCAGGTGTTCGTGGCGCCTCCCACCCGGGAAGCGCTCAATCGGCTGGGCAGGGCTGTCGACTCCTGA